GCCCGCTTTCCCGACTGGGCCGCGTCGATGCGCGCCTGGTCGCGGAGCGCCTGCACCTTCGTGGACAGCCCGTACAGCCGGATGAATCCGGCCGCGTCCGCCTGGTTGTAGACGTCGTCGGCGCCGAAGGTGACGAAGTTCTCGTCGTACAGCGCGAACTCACTCGAGCGGCCGGCGACGATGATTGAGCCCTTGAACAACCGCAGCGTCACTTCGCCGGAGACGCGCTCCTGCGTGACGTTCACGAACGCGTCATACGCGTCGCGCTCGGTGCTCCACCAGCGGCCGTCGTACACCAGCTCGCCGTAGCTGTGTGCGATCAGGTCCTTGGCGGCGAGCGTGCGCCGGTCGAGCACGAGCTGCTCGAGCTCGCTGTGCGCGGCGTACAGCAGCGATCCGCCCGGCGTCTCGTACACGCCGCGCGACTTCATTCCCACGAGCCTGTCCTCCACGAGGTCGATCCGCCCGACGCCGTGCCGCCCGCCGATTGCGTTCAGCGTGGACAGCAGCGCGACCGCGCCGAGCGCGCGCCCGTTCACCGTGACCGGCGTGCCGTTGTCGAAACCGATCGTGACCTCCTCGGCCTCGTCGGGAGCTTCTTCCGGCGACGTGCTGAGCATGAAGAGATCCGACGGCGGGGACGCCGCGGGATCCTCCAGCACGCCGCCCTCGTGCGAGATGTG
This sequence is a window from Gemmatimonadaceae bacterium. Protein-coding genes within it:
- a CDS encoding argininosuccinate synthase; the encoded protein is MSTIVLAYSGGLDTSIIVPWLKEHYDARVICVAADVGQGDELEGVRAKAIASGADECFVEDLREEFVTDYIWPTLRAGATYGRKYLLGTSMARPLIAKKQVEIARQVGATALAHGCTGKGNDQVRFELTYAAFAPDLPVIAPWRCWDIRSREDAIAYAEAHGVPITATKEKIYSRDRNIWHISHEGGVLEDPAASPPSDLFMLSTSPEEAPDEAEEVTIGFDNGTPVTVNGRALGAVALLSTLNAIGGRHGVGRIDLVEDRLVGMKSRGVYETPGGSLLYAAHSELEQLVLDRRTLAAKDLIAHSYGELVYDGRWWSTERDAYDAFVNVTQERVSGEVTLRLFKGSIIVAGRSSEFALYDENFVTFGADDVYNQADAAGFIRLYGLSTKVQALRDQARIDAAQSGKRAIA